The window TTTCATGATCAGAACGGGAGCGCTTCCTTACATTGAAACGACTATTGGAACGGATCGACCGCGAGATCCTTGCCGCCGGAGGGAAGAGGAGCCGGAGCCGGGCGATCGTGATCGAGGGTTTCTTCCGCGCGAGGGACCACGTGACGATCGAGGAGCTCGCGCGTTCCGTCAGGGAGAGCGCTCCGGGAATCGGAGCGGTCACGGTGTACCGGACGCTGAAGCTTCTCGAACGGCTCGGGTACGCGAAGGAGCTCGATTTCGGGGAGGGGGCCCGGCGCTATGAGAGCAACCTGTCCCCCCACCACGATCATCTCGTCTGCCGGCGGTGCGGAACGGTCATCGAGTTCGAGGACCGGGAGATCGAGAACCTCCAGGATCTCGTGACCCGGCGGCACGGGTTTCACCCGACGGCGCATCGCCTCGAGATCTACGGGTTCTGCAGGAAATGCGCTTCCGCCTCCTCCCCCGGGCGGATTCGATGAACGCGGCGACGATATCCCTGGAACCGATGGGCGCGGTGATCCTGGTGGGAAATCCCAACGTAGGCAAGAGCGTCGTGTTCGGCGCACTCACCGGGCGGTACGTGAACGTGTCGAACTATCCCGGCACGACGGTGGAGGTCACCCGCGGAGAAGCGCGCGACCGCGGGAACACGCTCGAGGTGATCGACACCCCGGGAGTCTACTCCCTTCTTCCCATGTCCGAGGACGAGCGGGTCACCCGGGACATCCTGATGCGGGAACCGGGCGCGCGGGTCCTGCAGGTGTGCGACGCCAAGAACATGCGCCGATCCCTGATGATCACCGCGCAGCTCGCCGAGATGGAGGTTCCGCTCGTGCTTGCCGTCAACATGGCGGACGAGGCACGGGATCGGGGGGTCATGCCGCGGCTTGAGACCCTCGAGGAACGCCTCGGGGTACCGGCGGTTCCCACGGTGGCGGTGCGGAAAAAGGGGACGGACCGCCTTCTCCCCCTCCTCGAACACCCGTCCCCGTCCTCCGTCCGGATCGATTACGGAAGCGCGATCGAAACGGCCATACTCCGGATGGAAGGGCTGCTGCCGGCCCGGCCGCCGATCGGCCGGAGGGCGCTGGCGATCATGCTGCTGTGCGGCGACGACTCCCTCGCCCCATGGCTCTCGGAGAACGTCTCCGCCGTCCGGATCCGGGAGATGAACGACGTGCGGAACCGGCTCATCGAGGAGTCGGGGGAGGAGATCGTCGTCCGCGTGAACCGGGAGCGCCTGTCCTGGATCGATCGCCTGCTCATAGAGCTCGGGGTCGAGGAGTCGGTTCCTTCTTCGAGGATCATCACGCAGGCGTTCGGCCGGTACGCCATGGATCCCGTGTACGGGTTTCCCATCCTGCTGGGCGTCCTGGCCCTCGCTTACGGTTTCGTCGGGGTGTTCGGAGCCGGATACCTCGTCGATTTCCTGCAGAAGTCGTTCTTCGAAGGCTGGATCATCCCGTCCATCGCGGCGTTCCTCGATCGGTTCCTCCCCTCGGTCTTCCTGCGGGACTTCCTGGTGGGGCCGTACGGGATGATCTCCATGGCCCTGTCGTACGCTGTCGCGATCGTCCTCCCGATCGTCGGCACGTTTTTCCTGGGGTTCGGGATCCTGGAAGATTCCGGGTACCTCCCCCGGCTCGCGGTGATGGTGGACCGCCTTTTCAAAAAGATCGGCTGCAACGGCAAGGCGGTGCTCCCGATGATCCTCGGACTCGGGTGCGACACGATGGCGGTCTTGACGACGCGGATCCTCGAGACGCGGAAGGAACGGCTGATCATCACGCTGCTCCTGGCGCTCGGGGTCCCGTGCTCGGCGCAGCTGGGGGTGA is drawn from bacterium and contains these coding sequences:
- a CDS encoding transcriptional repressor, whose translation is MKRLLERIDREILAAGGKRSRSRAIVIEGFFRARDHVTIEELARSVRESAPGIGAVTVYRTLKLLERLGYAKELDFGEGARRYESNLSPHHDHLVCRRCGTVIEFEDREIENLQDLVTRRHGFHPTAHRLEIYGFCRKCASASSPGRIR
- the feoB gene encoding ferrous iron transport protein B, coding for MNAATISLEPMGAVILVGNPNVGKSVVFGALTGRYVNVSNYPGTTVEVTRGEARDRGNTLEVIDTPGVYSLLPMSEDERVTRDILMREPGARVLQVCDAKNMRRSLMITAQLAEMEVPLVLAVNMADEARDRGVMPRLETLEERLGVPAVPTVAVRKKGTDRLLPLLEHPSPSSVRIDYGSAIETAILRMEGLLPARPPIGRRALAIMLLCGDDSLAPWLSENVSAVRIREMNDVRNRLIEESGEEIVVRVNRERLSWIDRLLIELGVEESVPSSRIITQAFGRYAMDPVYGFPILLGVLALAYGFVGVFGAGYLVDFLQKSFFEGWIIPSIAAFLDRFLPSVFLRDFLVGPYGMISMALSYAVAIVLPIVGTFFLGFGILEDSGYLPRLAVMVDRLFKKIGCNGKAVLPMILGLGCDTMAVLTTRILETRKERLIITLLLALGVPCSAQLGVILGMLSAVGPTATITWVCLMVGVILAVGFLAAKVIPGESSDFILEIPPIRWPQVGNLAVKTMARIEWYLREAVPLFLVGTLVLFISDRLGWLLRIQVAAEPLIVRMLDLPPKATEAFLIGFLRRDYGAAGLFSMQKAGMLSHLQVVVSLVTITLFIPCLANLLVIVKEHGGKVAAGMALFIFPFALLVGAAVNLFARWAGITF